One Glycine soja cultivar W05 chromosome 2, ASM419377v2, whole genome shotgun sequence genomic region harbors:
- the LOC114381135 gene encoding GDSL esterase/lipase At4g16230-like has translation MASFASNNYPLVFFFVLFSLAMRLAHGTNYAPTLFIFGDSTFDVGTNNFLNSKAKANFPYNGIDFYPPFPTGRFSNGFNTADQIARQFGYKQSPPPFLTLEKDQYSLKKNILKGVNFASGGSGILRETGHSEWGEVVFFERQVEQFASVGGNISEMLGHAQAAKFVSKALFLISVGSNDIFDYARNDSGSIHLGAEEYLAVVQLTYYSHIKKLYELGARKFGIISVATVGCCPAVSSLNGGKCVEPLNDFAVAFYLATQALLQKLSSELKGFKYSLGNSFEMTSTLLKSPSSFGLKYTQSACCGIGYLNGQGGCIKAQNANLCTNRNEFLFWDWFHPTEIASLLAAKTLFEGDKEFVTPVNLRQLAYSY, from the exons ATGGCATCCTTTGCCAGCAATAATTATCCTTTGGTGTTTTTCTTTGTTCTCTTTTCACTGGCCATGCGCTTAGCTCATGGGACTAATTATGCACCAACATTATTCATATTTGGAGACTCAACTTTTGATGTTGGAACCAACAACTTTCTTAATTCTAAAGCAAAGGCCAACTTCCCCTACAATGGCATTGATTTTTATCCTCCATTTCCCACAGGAAGGTTTAGTAATGGCTTCAACACTGCTGACCAAATTG CGAGACAATTCGGTTATAAGCAGAGCCCACCACCATTTTTAACTTTGGAGAAAGACCAATACAGCCTAAAGAAGAACATTCTGAAGGGTGTAAATTTTGCTTCAGGGGGATCTGGAATTCTTAGAGAAACAGGGCACTCAGAATGG GGAGAAGTGGTTTTCTTTGAAAGGCAGGTGGAACAATTTGCATCGGTTGGTGGAAACATCAGTGAGATGTTGGGACATGCACAAGCTGCTAAATTTGTTTCCAAGGCTTTGTTTCTCATTAGCGTTGGAAGCAACGACATCTTCGATTATGCACGTAACGACAGTGGCTCCATTCATTTGGGCGCAGAAGAATACTTAGCTGTTGTACAACTCACATATTACTCTCATATAAAG AAACTATATGAGTTGGGGGCAAGGAAATTTGGCATCATAAGCGTTGCAACCGTAGGTTGCTGTCCTGCTGTAAGCTCTCTCAATGGAGGGAAGTGCGTGGAACCACTGAATGATTTTGCAGTTGCATTTTATTTAGCTACACAAGCTCTTCTGCAAAAGTTGAGTTCAGAATTGAAAGGGTTCAAGTACTCACTTGGCAACTCTTTTGAAATGACCTCGACCTTGTTAAAGAGTCCATCGTCCTTCG GGTTGAAGTATACACAGTCAGCATGCTGCGGAATTGGATATCTGAATGGGCAAGGTGGATGCATAAAAGCCCAAAACGCCAATCTTTGCACAAATCGCAATGAGTTCTTGTTTTGGGATTGGTTTCATCCCACTGAGATAGCTTCTTTGTTGGCAGCTAAGACATTATTTGAAGGAGACAAAGAGTTTGTAACTCCAGTGAATTTACGTCAGCTAGCTTATTCCTATTGA
- the LOC114381145 gene encoding conserved oligomeric Golgi complex subunit 8-like: protein MESATVSSSESETALPLPLASESQQPYVSELLSFTLDRLHKEPELLRVDADRIRRQMQEVAVGNYRSFIAAADALIAIRQEVSSIDNHLESLINEIPKLTSGCTEFIESAERILEKRKMNQTMLTNHSTLLDLLEIPQLMDTCVRNGNYDEALDLEAFVGKLSTMHPKLPVIQALAADVRLTTQSLLSQLLQKLRSNIQLPECLRIIGYLRRIGVFSEYGMRLLFLRCREAWLTGILEDLDQANPYEYLKGMINCHRMHLFDVVNQYRAIFADDTSGSEENYDGGLLFSWAMHQITSHLQTLKVMLPKITEGGSLSNILDQCMYCAMGLGWVGLDFRGLLPSLFEEAVLNLFSKNMSSAVENFQLVLDSHRWVPLPGVGFSAHTVGDENHEDVTPPSNLMEHPPLAVFINGVSAAMNELRPCAPISLKHVLAQELIKGLQAVSDSLLLYNTTRVLRSNESGLFLSLCRAFIEAAYPHCATCFGRCYLGGATLIMDAKNVYNGISRLLETSSARELPKPVNNVESKSVAENGESPKMENGETPDAKESEAVNSEEVNEEGTEEGPTLQTDREDTNLEKPLE, encoded by the exons ATGGAGTCAGCAACGGTATCATCATCGGAGTCGGAGACGGCGCTTCCTCTTCCTCTGGCGTCGGAGTCACAGCAACCCTACGTCTCCGAACTTCTCTCCTTCACGCTCGATCGCCTCCACAAGGAACCCGAACTCCTCCGCGTCGACGCCGACCGCATTCGCCGCCAAATGCAGGAGGTCGCAGTCGGCAACTACCGATCTTTCATTGCCGCCGCCGACGCCTTAATCGCCATTCGCCAGGAAGTTTCTTCCATTGACAACCACCTTGAATCTCTG ATAAATGAGATCCCAAAGCTGACATCTGGATGCACTGAGTTCATAGAATCTGCTGAGCGGATTTTGGAGAAGAGGAAGATGAACCAAACAATGCTAACTAATCACAGTACTTTGCTTGACTTGCTAGAAATTCCTCAACTCATGGACAc ATGTGTACGGAATGGGAATTATGATGAAGCCCTAGATTTGGAAGCATTTGTTGGCAAACTTTCAACCATGCATCCAAA GTTACCAGTTATTCAAGCGTTGGCTGCAGATGTTAGGCTGACTACCCAATCACTTCTTTCTCAGCTTCTTCAGAAACTTCGCTCAAATATTCAG TTACCCGAATGCCTTCGCATTATTGGATATTTACGGCGAATAGGAGTATTTAGTGAGTATGGAATGCGTTTGCTG TTCTTAAGATGCCGAGAGGCATGGCTTACTGGTATACTCGAGGATCTGGACCAGGCAAATCCATATGAGTACTTAAAAGGGATGATCAACTGTCACAGAATGCATCTTTTTGATGTTGTTAATCAATATCGAGCAATATTTGCGGATGACACATCAGGAAGTGAGGAAAATTATGACGGTGGGCTTCTTTTTAGTTGGGCAATGCACCAAATTACCTCACACCTACAAACTCTGAAAGTTATGCTTCCAAAGATAACTGAAGGTGGATCACTGTCAAATATTTTGGATCAGTGCATG TACTGTGCCATGGGACTTGGTTGGGTTGGACTGGATTTTCGAGGCTTGCTCCCATCACTTTTTGAAGA AGCTGTTCTCAACTTATTCTCCAAAAATATGAGTAGTGCAGTAGAAAATTTTCAG TTGGTCTTGGATTCACATCGATGGGTTCCCCTTCCCGGAGTTGGCTTTTCTGCACATACTGTCGGTGATGAAAATCATGAGGATGTCACTCCGCCCTCTAATTTGATGGAGCATCCACCTCTTGCTGTTTTTATTAATG GTGTATCTGCAGCAATGAATGAGCTACGTCCATGTGCCCCAATAAGTCTAAAACATGTCCTTGCCCAAGAATTGATTAAGGGATTACAGGCTGTTTCTGATTCATTGTTGCTGTACAATACAACTCGAGTTCTAAGGTCTAATGAGTCAGGACTTTTCCTCTCACTCTGTCGGGCATTTATAGAG gCTGCCTATCCTCATTGTGCAACTTGTTTTGGGCGTTGCTATCTGGGTGGAGCAACTCTCATTATGGATGCAAAGAATGTATACAATGGAATCAGCCGCTTATTAGAGACTTCCTCTGCAAGAGAACTCCCAAAACCAGTGAACAATGTAGAATCCAAGAGCGTAGCTGAGAATGGCGAATCGCCAAAAATGGAAAATGGAGAAACACCTGATGCCAAAGAATCTGAAGCCGTCAATAGTGAAGAGGTGAATGAAGAAGGCACCGAAGAAGGCCCTACTTTGCAGACAGATCGGGAAGACACTAATCTTGAAAAGCCACTTGAATAA
- the LOC114370468 gene encoding uncharacterized protein LOC114370468, producing MEAISTMPSTTTHQPVRSISLPTRVHPSSQRVEALLNQIKPHTCLEAETIQSDLVVLAELYNCMEELFNSPQTQQALLHYQNGKLVEEALCGSVTLLDACGTARDLLLALKEHVQTLQSAIRRRRGDSSIENSICEYGGFRKKAKKEIAKQLGAMKRTENKVNTCFLMGQSQDQHLIYLARVLREASTITISIFRSLLLFLSMPGLRTKGTSMISKLKPMRLFSSEKGQKNTNVVDLSAMCSLLGRAKHSDAKVEVQIALRVLETLNVSIDGLDGGLDCIFRRIVQNRVSFLNMLAH from the coding sequence atggaagctaTTTCTACAATGCCAAGTACTACGACTCATCAACCAGTAAGGTCCATTAGTTTGCCCACAAGAGTGCACCCTTCTTCTCAAAGAGTTGAAGCACTTTTGAACCAAATTAAGCCTCACACATGTTTGGAAGCAGAGACAATTCAAAGCGATTTGGTGGTGCTTGCTGAGTTGTACAACTGTATGGAGGAACTCTTCAATTCTCCACAGACCCAACAAGCACTTTTGCACTACCAAAATGGGAAACTAGTGGAAGAGGCATTGTGTGGCTCAGTGACACTCCTAGATGCATGTGGCACAGCAAGGGATTTATTGTTGGCTCTAAAAGAACATGTGCAAACTCTTCAATCCGCCATACGCAGAAGAAGAGGAGATTCGAGCATCGAAAACAGCATTTGTGAATATGGTGGCTTCAGGAAGAAGGCCAAGAAGGAAATTGCCAAGCAACTAGGGGCAATGAAGAGAACGGAGAACAAAGTTAATACTTGTTTTCTAATGGGTCAATCTCAAGATCAGCATTTGATTTACCTAGCAAGAGTTCTAAGAGAAGCAAGCACCATCACTATCTCTATATTTCGTTCTCTTTTGTTGTTTCTATCAATGCCAGGACTCAGAACAAAAGGGACCTCCATGATCTCAAAGCTAAAGCCAATGAGATTGTTTTCTTCAGAGAAAGGGCAGAAGAACACTAATGTTGTGGACCTTAGTGCTATGTGCTCCCTCCTTGGAAGGGCAAAACACAGTGATGCCAAGGTTGAAGTTCAAATTGCTCTAAGAGTGTTAGAGACATTGAATGTTAGCATTGATGGTCTTGACGGTGGATTAGATTGCATTTTCAGACGTATAGTTCAAAATAGAGTGTCATTTCTTAATATGCTTGCTCATTAG
- the LOC114381130 gene encoding IST1-like protein produces the protein MTVASTKRLFKITLSLLRLGFNSSKCKTAAKMAVARIKLLRNKREVVVRQMRRDIALLLQSGQDATARIRVEHVMREQNVLAANEFIELFCELVVARLAIISKQKECPADLKEGIASLIFAAPRCSEIPELVALKNIFEKKYGKDFVSAAVDLRPSCGVNRQLIEKLSVRTPPGEVKLKVLKEIAKEHHIDWDTTDSEKELLKPPEELIVGPSAFVSASSLPVKPSTVMSVDSNKPATRLSRGGKPDAEHYKDSKSAAEAAAEAAKQAIAAAEVAAYMAMKDYNNEAPQPYAYNDKLYNSGVNSGTFQSNNPAKCTLNMTPKSLTEEKMYRSQSLPRSDHMNNEEDALPNQYGGNDYRRHSYHPASAHSDIKFDESSCDEEIEAEEPPPVTMPPNRLPPPVPSSLAKQESHIRVHPKLPDYDELAARFDALKFKKSQS, from the exons ATGACGGTCGCCAGCACCAAGAGACTCTTCAAGATCACGCTCTCTCTCCTCCGCCTCGGCTTCAACTCCTCCAAATG CAAAACGGCAGCCAAGATGGCCGTGGCCAGGATCAAGCTGCTGAGGAACAAGCGAGAGGTGGTCGTGAGGCAGATGCGTCGCGACATTGCTCTTCTTCTCCAGTCTGGTCAAGACGCCACCGCTCGCATCAGg GTTGAGCATGTCATGAGAGAGCAAAATGTTTTGGCTGCAAATGAGTTCATTGAACTCTTCTGTGAATTAGTGGTGGCCAGGCTCGCAATCATTTCAAAGCAAAA GGAATGTCCAGCAGATTTGAAAGAAGGAATTGCTAGCTTGATATTTGCAGCCCCTAGGTGCTCTGAAATCCCAGAACTTGTGGCACTTAAGAATATCTTTGAGAAGAAATATGGGAAAGATTTTGTATCTGCAGCTGTTGATCTAAGACCTAGCTGCGGTGTAAATCGCCAG TTGATCGAAAAGCTCTCAGTACGAACACCACCTGGTGAAGTAAAATTGAAAGTGTTGAAGGAAATAGCTAAGGAACATCATATTGATTGGGATACTACAGATAGCGAGAAAGAACTTCTCAAGCCTCCAGAAGAGCTAATA GTAGGGCCAAGTGCTTTTGTCAGTGCCAGCAGCCTACCAGTGAAGCCTTCTACAGTTATGTCGGTGGATTCAAATAAACCCGCTACTAG ATTATCGAGGGGTGGAAAACCCGATGCCGAGCATTACAAAGATTCTAAGTCTGCTGCCGAAGCAGCAGCTGAGGCAGCTAAGCAAGCAATTGCTGCTGCTGAAGTTGCTGCTTATATGGCTATGAAGGACTATAATAATGAAGCTCCTCAACCATATGCTTACAATGATAAGTTGTATAACTCAGGAGTCAACTCTGGGACCTTCCAATCAAACAATCCTGCAAAATGCACCCTGAACATGACACCTAAATCTTTAACTGAGGAGAAAATGTACAGGTCACAGAGCTTACCAAGATCTGATCATATGAACAATGAGGAGGATGCATTGCCTAACCAATATGGTGGAAATGATTATAGGAGGCACAGCTACCATCCAGCTTCCGCACATTCAGATATTAAGTTTGATGAATCAAGTTGTGATGAAGAAATTGAAGCAGAAGAGCCTCCTCCGGTTACTATGCCCCCTAATCGGCTTCCACCACCGGTACCCTCATCTCTGGCTAAACAGGAAAGCCACATTCGTGTTCATCCCAAATTGCCAGATTATGATGAACTTGCTGCCCGCTTTGATGCACTAAAATTCAAGAAGTCACAATCCTGA